From the genome of Vitis riparia cultivar Riparia Gloire de Montpellier isolate 1030 chromosome 2, EGFV_Vit.rip_1.0, whole genome shotgun sequence:
TGGAGAGCTGCAACGGTAGAGTCGGACAGCATTAATGCTAATGTTTGGACAAATGGAAAATCGAAAGAGCCTAGGGAATATAATTTAAGAATTCCTATTTCCAATGGAGAAGACACTTCTGGTTCTGTATAAACCCTAATTCTCATCCCTGGTCTGTCCCAATGCCTccaattagtttatttttttaccaaaagaGAACAAGGAACCAAAGGTCAAAAACAAAGAGATGGAGTTCCTGTGCTCTCAAATGCGAGATTTAGATATTATATAGTATACAATTATGGACATGCATGAAGAAAACAACACTAGAAAGTGAGCGCGGGGAAGAAATTATTTGTTTTCGCGAGAAAGATAAATGACAACTAGCCAATTCAGAAAACTCCAAACTTCTTAATCTCGAAGGCTTATCATCCGTGATGAACGCCAACTTGTTTTGGCTGTTGAAATCCAATGTGCCCACATGGGATTCCCTTGTATTTTCTTAGTACCCATACAGATCATCACATCTCTGGTCCCCTATAAAACCCTAGCCCTACTTCATCATTTCCATCACCGCACATTCTCCCAAGTCCCAACCCATCTAAgatcttttctttcctttcggTGTCTTCGAGATGGCTTCGAAGGCTCTAGCAACCACCGCCCTTCTCCTTGCCCTAAACCTCCTCTTCTTCACTTTGGTCAGCTCCACCTCTGTCCCTTGCCCACCCCCACCAAAACCTAAACACCACCACAAAAAGCCACCGGCCAAGGCTGTTTGCCCCAAGGACACCCTCAAGTTGGGTGTGTGTGCTGACTTGTTGAATGATTTGCTTCACGCTGTTGTTGGAACCCCACCAAAGAGCCCTTGCTGCAGCCTCATTGGGGGTCTGGCTGATCTTGAAGCCGCTGTCTGCCTTTGCACCGCCATTAAAGCTAATGTCTTGGGCATTAAACTAaatgttccagtttcacttaGCTTGCTCTTGAACTACTGCGGCAAGAAGGTCCCAACTGGCTATCAATGCGCATAGTTCTCCGCTCTAGTTCTCACTACATCTCAAGTTTCCTAAActatttcccttctttttttctgtgTGTTTAGAATTTGGAGTGCTTATGGGTATGTCTCAGGTATTGGTAATGCACGTCCAGTGCATATTTCAATAATGTTTCCCTCGTAATTAAATGTctttttctatttgtttcaaGGGTCGAAGGCTAGCTATTCCCCTTCCTCCGCACCTATATATGTCAATTAATTTCCCTTTCTACAAGGCTGAAACCATGAAATACTCTTTCAGAATAGAAAGAGCTAGAATATTTGTGTACCTAGTGAATTTACATTAGCCTACTTGCTTTTAATGTTGTACAATATTGAAGGATGTTGGGGTGTTTTTCTTTAAgatattattaacaattaaCTCATGAACATGCAGATCTATCACTAAATACCTATGACAATAATTCACTGACTAGAGCTAATTAATCACACAATCAACCCCACTACtatcttaattattattaattcatgtCCTTTGGCAGTACCGATAATTGATCATTCCTGTGGAATTAATTGATATTCTTTACTGTCCAACTGCAGCATCATATGAAGAATCAAGAAATAATTCTTAAATCAAAGTTTTTCCCGTAATCTCGATAAATTAATGGCCCCGACGTATCTTCCAAAACACATCAGCTAACATGGTTTTCGTTATGCATGTGTACGACCCTCCGGTGATCCACATGCATGCGCTTACGCATGGTGTTCCATTTGTTATCATTCTTTGAGGGCCGGGTCGATGGCCCATCGAGATGGAAGTTCCTACCAAATCTCTTTCTTGTGTTTTCAGAGTTGGCCTCGAGTGACAGGTACCGGACCAACCTTGAGAGTCCGCAATTGCAAGTTGGTCACGGATACATCAACTTGACACGATAGAGGTGGGGTTGGAGAGATTTAGTTTGCCTTAAGAATTAGTGTAACAAAAAAGAATGCTTTGCTTGAACTCGCTGTTCATTTAAATCTTGATTAAGGGAATCGCCTTATGGGAGTGAATAAGTGATCCAATTAAgcaagttattttaattttaaattttatttagatttttaataataccaATTAACCTCAATACATTCAAGAATCAATAAGAGATAATCAATCTCATAcaagaacataaaatataacTGAAAAACCATCTATAGagtttatatgaaattttatagATGTAAAAGATTATGGGTCAAACAAAATTACTTGATCTAGAGAGTCTTATAATGATCAAAACTCACATATTTTTTCATGTCACCTTGTACTCCTTAGTGTATATCTCAACCCCATATTGAGGTTAGCTGATCAATtacccttatttttattaaagaaaatttttaagatttgaaaGCTTGAAAGATGGAGAAGTATTAGgattaaataaaaggaaatttttgcTTCTTAGTGAAgtgatagtatttttaaaaatatgattatgttataaacatgaaaaataattaaaataaaagaatgatgtatataaatttaaaataaaaatactaaaattaaagcaaaataTGAACATGGGCGATTTTCTCAAACAATTAGCAAAATATCACCAATAAACCCATGATATTTTACACTCCAAAGTGATGACCAATAAGCTTCTTCGATAAAATTgtatggttgattttttttttctttcttttgataaattgttgatttctttctcgattttttcccaaaatttcctTCAATTGAGATTTCCTCCATGTTTTTCTCTTTGGTTCATCCAACCACCCAAAATTTCATAGATATTTCAATGATTTATCCCCACATTTGTTTTTGCATGCAACAACTTTGATTGTAATTAGGCTTAGCTTAGAAagaatattaaacaattttatttaatccttcctttgcatttttgtTAGTAATTCCTTTGTTAATAATGATTGGTCTTGCACTATGGTTCATCTTGCCTGCATACAcataatgaaaatgattaaattctTACCTTTGCtttattatctttaaaatttgatttgttgCCTTTGGAAAAACCTTGGGCTAACGTATTATAGGGGGAGCTGTACTTTCCACGACATTAGAGTCAGATTCAAATGATATAAAGTTATGATGCACGTCTCTTGAACATTTGAACATTTGGGTGAATAGAGAatgatgaaattaattattcagGAGGAATCTTTTAAAGTTGTACTTCGTACAATAAGATGATATAAAGTTATGACACATGTGTCTTGAACATTTGGGTGAATAGAGAATAGTGAAATTACATAAGAGGAATCTTTTAAAAGATGTAAAGTCATGAAAATCAAACTCTTGTCAATTCTATGTGCTCAAGAAACAATATGGTTAGTTTCAAGTTTGTATCTCTCGCATAAGTTTAGGTATTCTTGATTGTGTTCATTCTAATGTTTGAGGTCCTATCTAAGCTCCTTTTATTTGTGTTGCATATTGTTTTGTTTGTCTTGTTGATGattattcaagaaaataatggtTGTATATTTTTGGGATGtttaaagaatggaaaaaagaagGTGAAAATGAAACAAGGaggataaaatatttcaaataagatAATGGACATGAGTACAAGAGCTGAGGAGTTTAAAGAGTACTACAAAAATTCTAGTATCACCCAGACATTTCATATACGAGGAACTCCGTAGCAAAATGGAATGACTGAACAAACAAATTGCTACTAAGACGTGCTAGACATATAAGATTGAATGCTAGGTTATATAAGAATTTTGGGTGAGGGTGTACACAAGTTGTTATATAGTTAATTAATCTCAATGTGTTACAATTAATTTCAAGATTACAGAAGAAGAATGGTTGGGTAAACCAATAAATTCTTTGTTCCTCAAATATTTGGTTATCTggcttatatatatatgcaaaattaaaaaataaaacttgatcCAAAATCGAAAAGGTTCATATTCTTTGGGTTTAAAAAAGGAATTGAAGGTTATAAACTTACAGATctagaaattaataaaaaaaaagtggtgaaTAAAATTGTGGTATTTGATGAAAAACATATgttgaagaaaaatcaagaacaaATGAAATTGTTAATGAAAGTATTC
Proteins encoded in this window:
- the LOC117928025 gene encoding 14 kDa proline-rich protein DC2.15-like, whose amino-acid sequence is MASKALATTALLLALNLLFFTLVSSTSVPCPPPPKPKHHHKKPPAKAVCPKDTLKLGVCADLLNDLLHAVVGTPPKSPCCSLIGGLADLEAAVCLCTAIKANVLGIKLNVPVSLSLLLNYCGKKVPTGYQCA